A genomic window from Solanum dulcamara chromosome 11, daSolDulc1.2, whole genome shotgun sequence includes:
- the LOC129873245 gene encoding protein IRX15-LIKE, whose product MKNTLGSSTKLILLHPYIQKQGSSNRFWALAFVSFLTLAFLLTLIYTRESKITTSIAVASTITSTSTPPLSKAVARALVHYASNSNNTEHMSYTDIKHIADVLQKCSQPCNLLVFGLTHETLLWKALNHNGRTVFIDENRYYAAYIEEKYPEIEAYDVQYTTKLSEMKELIAGVKEQVRNECKPVQNLLFSECKLGLNDLPNQFYEVDWDVILVDGPRGYWPEAPGRMSAIFTASVLARSKKGGNPKTHIFVHDFNQQVDRITSDEFLCKENLVKSMDMLGHFVLERMDANSFQFCRNHNSTTANSYS is encoded by the coding sequence ATGAAGAATACTCTTGGAAGTAGCACAAAGTTAATACTCCTTCACCCTTATATCCAAAAGCAGGGGAGTTCAAATCGTTTTTGGGCTTTGGCTTTTGTGTCATTCTTGACACTTGCTTTTCTTCTTACTCTGATTTATACGAGGGAGTCTAAAATCACGACCTCTATAGCTGTTGCGTCTACAATTACTAGTACAAGTACCCCACCATTGTCAAAGGCTGTGGCTAGGGCCTTGGTCCATTATGCATCAAATTCGAATAATACAGAACACATGTCTTACACAGATATCAAACATATTGCTGATGTTCTCCAAAAATGTTCTCAGCCTTGCAATTTACTTGTTTTTGGACTTACTCACGAGACCCTTCTCTGGAAAGCCCTGAATCACAATGGCAGAACGGTTTTTATCGACGAAAATCGATATTATGCTGCTTACATTGAAGAAAAATACCCAGAAATTGAAGCTTATGACGTGCAGTACACAACTAAATTGAGTGAAATGAAGGAATTGATTGCAGGAGTGAAGGAACAAGTTCGAAACGAATGCAAGCCCGTGCAGAATTTGCTGTTTTCGGAGTGCAAACTCGGGCTAAATGACTTGCCAAATCAATTTTATGAGGTGGATTGGGATGTGATTTTGGTTGATGGTCCAAGAGGATACTGGCCCGAGGCACCAGGCCGAATGTCAGCTATTTTCACTGCTAGCGTATTGGCGCGAAGCAAGAAAGGGGGAAATCCAAAGACGCATATTTTCGTGCACGATTTTAATCAACAAGTGGATAGAATTACAAGCGACGAGTTCTTATGCAAAGAGAATTTGGTTAAATCTATGGACATGTTGGGGCATTTTGTGTTGGAGAGAATGGATGCAAACAGCTTTCAATTCTGTCGCAACCATAACTCAACAACAGCAAATT